From the Micromonospora sediminicola genome, one window contains:
- a CDS encoding nucleotidyltransferase produces MAERGDETLVHTLKKVAAVLKQSEIPFALGGSFAVYAHGGHSSDHDVDFLLREADVDRALEALVEAGFTAERPPEDWLVKVYDEGRMVDLIHRPIETPVTEETFADTIVRPVDAIHMPVLSASQLMVHKLLSFSQHYCDFARALPLARSLREQIDWERVRKETQHSPYAEAFLVLLDRLDVLPGGAPGGRETP; encoded by the coding sequence ATGGCCGAGCGCGGGGACGAGACCCTGGTGCACACGCTGAAGAAGGTCGCCGCCGTGCTCAAGCAGTCCGAGATCCCGTTCGCCCTGGGCGGCAGCTTCGCCGTGTACGCGCACGGCGGCCACTCCAGCGACCACGACGTGGACTTCCTGCTCCGCGAGGCCGACGTCGACCGGGCCCTGGAGGCGCTGGTCGAGGCCGGCTTCACCGCCGAGCGCCCGCCGGAGGACTGGCTGGTCAAGGTCTACGACGAGGGACGCATGGTGGACCTCATCCACCGGCCGATCGAGACCCCGGTGACCGAGGAGACGTTCGCCGACACCATCGTGCGGCCGGTCGACGCGATCCACATGCCGGTGCTCTCGGCCAGCCAGCTGATGGTGCACAAGCTGCTCAGCTTCTCCCAGCACTACTGCGACTTCGCCCGCGCCCTGCCGCTCGCCCGTTCGCTGCGGGAACAGATCGACTGGGAACGGGTACGGAAGGAAACGCAGCACTCGCCGTACGCGGAGGCGTTCCTGGTGCTGCTCGACCGGCTGGACGTGCTGCCCGGCGGCGCGCCCGGCGGAAGGGAGACCCCGTGA